The Flavobacterium sp. 123 genome contains a region encoding:
- the ppk1 gene encoding polyphosphate kinase 1, translating to MLEQKYIDREKSWLSFNDRVLQEAADESVPLLDRLRFLGIFSNNLDEFFRVRFAAIRRLSLTGISGEKYLGGISAQQLLNDITDIVIDQQTESLQILNDIEAKLETENIFTIDETNVSPEQEEFIKDFFVQKVSPELVTIILNDLAQFPVLKDTIGYLAVKLVMNNKNKEQSANSPKQKSEVRYAVIEIPKTINRFVVLPSNNEKQYVIMLDDVIRFNLNKIFDIFDYESVSAHMIKITRDAQLDIDSDLSKSMLEKIATSVKDRRIGEPVRFIYDQSIGKDTLKYFLSNMKIDSTDSIIPGGRYHNRRDYMDFPNLGRFDLLYKSNPPLQIPGLSLDENIMKKIALKDYMIHAPYQSYAYVIKFLREAALDPKVTSIKITLYRLAKNSQIISSLINAAKNGKKVTVQIELQARFDEASNISYAEQMQTEGIELIFGIKGLKVHSKICVIERIEDKKVKRYGIISSGNFNETTAKFYTDVTLFTCHQKILKDISKIFEFFEINYRVHRYKHLIVSPHYTRTRFYKMIERETAHALVGKTTYMKLKMNSLSDFDMIDKLYEASRAGVKIQLEVRGICSLIPGIPGMSENIEAISIVDNYLEHSRIYIFGNAGQPEIYISSADIMTRNIDGRVEVSCPIYDEDIKQELIDIFDIGWKGNVKARYHSYKLDNKYRESGDNPVFRAQLETYKYHQNKLALEDI from the coding sequence GTGTTAGAACAAAAATATATTGATAGAGAAAAAAGTTGGTTGTCTTTTAATGATAGAGTACTTCAAGAAGCTGCAGATGAGTCGGTACCACTTTTAGACAGGTTGCGTTTTTTAGGAATTTTTTCGAATAATTTAGATGAGTTTTTTAGAGTTCGCTTTGCAGCCATTAGAAGATTAAGTTTGACAGGAATATCTGGAGAAAAATATCTAGGTGGTATTTCAGCCCAACAATTACTGAATGATATTACAGATATTGTTATTGATCAACAAACAGAAAGTTTGCAAATATTGAATGATATTGAGGCTAAACTTGAAACTGAAAATATTTTTACCATAGATGAAACGAATGTTTCTCCAGAACAAGAAGAATTTATAAAAGACTTTTTTGTTCAAAAGGTAAGCCCTGAATTAGTAACTATTATTCTTAATGATTTGGCACAATTTCCAGTATTGAAAGATACTATAGGATATTTGGCAGTGAAATTAGTTATGAATAATAAGAATAAAGAACAATCTGCTAATTCACCAAAGCAAAAATCAGAAGTTCGCTATGCAGTAATTGAAATCCCAAAAACAATTAATCGATTCGTAGTGCTACCATCAAATAATGAGAAACAATATGTTATCATGTTAGATGATGTGATTCGTTTTAATTTAAATAAGATTTTTGACATTTTTGACTACGAAAGTGTTTCTGCTCATATGATCAAAATCACCAGAGATGCACAACTAGACATTGATAGTGATTTGAGTAAAAGTATGCTCGAAAAAATTGCAACTAGTGTAAAAGACCGAAGAATTGGAGAACCAGTACGTTTCATTTATGATCAATCTATTGGAAAGGATACTTTGAAATATTTTCTTTCAAATATGAAAATTGACTCGACTGATAGTATAATTCCAGGTGGTAGATACCATAATAGAAGGGATTATATGGACTTTCCGAATTTGGGACGTTTTGATTTGCTTTATAAAAGTAATCCACCGCTACAAATCCCAGGTTTGAGTTTGGATGAAAATATCATGAAAAAAATCGCTTTAAAGGATTATATGATTCATGCGCCATACCAATCGTATGCTTATGTTATTAAGTTTTTACGAGAGGCAGCATTAGATCCAAAAGTGACTTCAATAAAGATTACATTATATAGATTAGCTAAAAATTCGCAGATTATCAGTTCATTAATAAACGCTGCAAAAAACGGAAAAAAAGTAACGGTTCAAATTGAATTACAAGCTCGTTTTGATGAAGCAAGTAATATTTCTTATGCGGAGCAAATGCAAACAGAAGGAATTGAACTTATTTTTGGAATAAAAGGACTGAAAGTACATAGTAAAATTTGTGTGATTGAACGAATTGAAGATAAAAAAGTAAAACGCTACGGAATTATTTCGTCAGGAAATTTCAATGAAACAACTGCAAAATTTTATACGGATGTAACACTTTTTACGTGTCACCAAAAAATTTTAAAAGACATTTCTAAAATTTTTGAATTTTTCGAAATCAACTATAGAGTTCATCGTTACAAACATCTTATAGTTTCTCCTCATTATACGCGAACTCGTTTCTATAAAATGATAGAAAGAGAAACGGCGCATGCATTGGTAGGAAAAACGACGTATATGAAGTTAAAGATGAATAGTTTGTCTGACTTTGATATGATTGATAAACTATATGAAGCAAGTAGAGCGGGAGTGAAAATCCAACTTGAAGTAAGAGGAATATGTTCTTTAATTCCCGGAATTCCTGGAATGAGCGAAAATATTGAAGCTATAAGTATTGTAGATAATTATTTAGAACATTCTAGAATTTATATTTTTGGTAATGCAGGGCAACCCGAAATTTATATTTCATCAGCAGATATTATGACTAGAAATATTGATGGAAGAGTAGAAGTTTCTTGTCCAATTTATGACGAAGATATTAAACAAGAATTAATAGATATTTTTGATATAGGTTGGAAAGGAAATGTAAAAGCTAGATATCATTCTTATAAGCTAGATAATAAATATAGAGAAAGTGGAGATAATCCTGTTTTTAGAGCGCAATTAGAGACCTATAAGTATCATCAAAACAAACTAGCATTAGAGGATATATAA
- a CDS encoding histidine phosphatase family protein gives MKNLILIRHAKSSWEAPLKDFDRPLMKNGIQDAHLVSSNISNFIPKTYLIWSSAAARAAETALIFAQNISYPVESIVYKKELYTFDENQLEKVIKSCSNLFESVILFGHNEAITNFVNKFGDVFIDNVPTSGFVSIQFQADSWDAIHKGKTQKVIFPKDLK, from the coding sequence ATGAAAAATTTAATATTAATTAGACATGCAAAATCTAGTTGGGAAGCTCCTTTGAAAGATTTTGATAGGCCTTTGATGAAAAACGGAATTCAAGATGCTCATTTGGTTTCTTCAAATATTTCCAATTTTATTCCTAAAACATATTTGATATGGAGTAGTGCTGCTGCGAGAGCAGCTGAAACAGCTTTAATTTTTGCCCAAAATATATCTTATCCCGTTGAAAGCATTGTCTACAAAAAAGAACTCTATACTTTTGATGAAAACCAATTGGAGAAAGTTATCAAATCATGTAGTAATCTTTTCGAAAGTGTTATTCTTTTTGGACATAATGAGGCTATTACAAATTTTGTTAATAAATTTGGAGATGTTTTTATTGATAATGTTCCTACATCCGGATTTGTATCCATACAATTTCAAGCCGATAGTTGGGATGCTATCCATAAAGGCAAAACCCAAAAAGTAATATTTCCAAAGGATTTAAAATAA
- a CDS encoding Ppx/GppA phosphatase family protein codes for MIKIKKYAAIDIGSNAMRLLIANIVEQDGKETQFSKSSLVRVPIRLGQDAFTVGEISQENIERMCDAMKAFNLLMKVHKVERYMAFATSAMREAYNGKEVVSIIKKKADIKIEIIDGKKEAAIIASTDLHHLLKTEKTYLFVDVGGGSTEFTLFSNGKMINSRSFKAGTVRLLNDMVCDVVWDEIEKWIKTNTKDYDEVTLIGSGGNINKLFKMSGKQQEKPLSYIYINSQYSFLNSLTYEQRISELGLNSDRADVIIPATRIYLNAMKWSGARNIYVPKIGLADGIVKAMYYGKI; via the coding sequence ATGATAAAAATAAAAAAATATGCTGCAATTGATATCGGGTCTAACGCCATGCGTTTGCTGATCGCGAATATCGTTGAGCAAGATGGAAAAGAAACTCAATTTAGCAAAAGTTCCTTAGTTCGTGTCCCAATTCGTTTAGGACAAGATGCTTTTACAGTGGGTGAAATTTCTCAGGAAAACATTGAAAGAATGTGTGATGCTATGAAAGCTTTTAATCTTTTGATGAAAGTTCACAAAGTAGAGCGATACATGGCTTTTGCAACTTCGGCAATGCGGGAAGCTTATAATGGCAAAGAGGTTGTTTCGATTATTAAGAAAAAAGCAGATATAAAAATTGAAATTATCGATGGTAAAAAAGAAGCTGCGATAATTGCTTCAACGGATTTACACCATTTGTTGAAAACAGAAAAAACATATCTTTTTGTAGATGTTGGTGGTGGTAGTACTGAATTTACTTTGTTTTCTAATGGTAAAATGATTAATTCTAGATCTTTCAAAGCAGGTACTGTTCGATTGCTTAATGATATGGTGTGCGATGTTGTTTGGGATGAAATCGAGAAATGGATCAAAACAAATACTAAAGATTATGATGAAGTAACACTTATTGGTTCTGGAGGGAATATTAATAAATTATTCAAAATGTCTGGAAAACAACAAGAAAAACCATTGTCTTATATTTATATTAATTCACAATATTCATTTTTAAATTCATTAACATACGAACAAAGAATTTCGGAATTAGGATTAAATTCTGACCGTGCCGACGTAATCATCCCAGCTACCCGAATTTATTTGAACGCAATGAAATGGAGTGGAGCTAGAAATATTTATGTGCCAAAAATAGGTTTAGCCGATGGTATTGTAAAAGCGATGTATTACGGAAAAATCTAA
- the dnaX gene encoding DNA polymerase III subunit gamma/tau has translation MEQFIVSARKYRPQTFKDVVGQKAITNTLLNAIENNHLASALLFTGPRGVGKTTCARILARKINQPGYDDPNEDFAFNVFELDAASNNSVDDIRNLIDQVRIPPQTGQYKVYIIDEVHMLSSAAFNAFLKTLEEPPKHAIFILATTEKHKIIPTILSRCQIFDFKRITVKDAKEHLADVATSQGVNFEDDALHIIAQKADGAMRDALSIFDRVVSYCGTNLTRQAVTENLNVLDYETYIKVTDLVLENKIPELLMVFNDILSKGFDAHHFVSGLASHFRDLLVSKTPSTLSLLEVGEQAQQMYGVQAQKCSQDFLLKGIEIANDCDLKYKVSQNQRLLVELCLMQLASISFDGEKKKLINL, from the coding sequence ATGGAACAATTTATTGTATCGGCTCGTAAATATCGTCCTCAAACATTTAAAGATGTTGTAGGGCAAAAAGCGATTACAAATACTTTACTAAACGCCATAGAAAACAATCACTTAGCCTCTGCATTATTATTTACTGGACCTCGTGGTGTAGGAAAAACAACTTGTGCCCGAATTCTAGCTCGAAAAATTAACCAACCCGGCTACGATGATCCCAATGAAGATTTTGCTTTTAATGTTTTCGAATTAGACGCTGCTTCAAACAATTCAGTTGATGATATTCGAAATTTAATTGATCAAGTTCGAATTCCGCCACAAACTGGGCAATACAAAGTATATATAATTGACGAGGTACATATGTTATCTTCGGCGGCATTTAATGCTTTTCTAAAAACCTTAGAAGAGCCACCAAAGCATGCTATTTTTATATTGGCTACGACCGAAAAACATAAAATTATTCCAACGATACTGTCTCGTTGTCAAATATTTGATTTCAAAAGAATAACGGTTAAAGATGCTAAAGAACATCTTGCTGATGTAGCTACAAGCCAAGGCGTAAATTTTGAAGACGATGCTTTGCATATTATCGCTCAAAAAGCGGATGGTGCTATGCGTGATGCTTTATCTATTTTTGATAGAGTTGTTTCCTATTGCGGAACAAATCTTACTCGTCAGGCAGTTACAGAAAACCTAAATGTTCTGGATTATGAAACCTATATTAAGGTAACTGATTTAGTTCTTGAAAATAAAATTCCTGAGTTGTTAATGGTTTTTAATGACATTCTTTCTAAAGGATTTGATGCACATCATTTTGTTTCGGGATTAGCCTCTCATTTTAGAGATTTATTGGTTTCAAAAACGCCTTCAACTTTATCTTTGTTAGAAGTTGGAGAACAAGCACAACAAATGTATGGGGTTCAAGCCCAAAAATGCAGTCAAGACTTTTTATTAAAGGGAATCGAAATTGCTAATGATTGTGATTTGAAATACAAAGTCAGTCAAAACCAGCGTTTACTTGTTGAACTTTGCTTAATGCAGTTAGCCTCTATCTCTTTTGATGGAGAAAAAAAAAAGTTGATCAATTTATAA
- a CDS encoding DNA polymerase III, which yields MVHLPTESFTETEMLLQWNKYAQRLGDKGYRIMESLLLINDPVLNGTAISIELPNEGSKLDFEKEINGLLGHLKGHLHNHDITIEVIVNESFESKRTFNDQDRYNRLHQINPNIELLRTTFGLDLNA from the coding sequence GTGGTTCATTTACCAACAGAATCTTTTACTGAGACAGAAATGTTATTGCAATGGAATAAATATGCGCAGCGTTTAGGGGATAAAGGATATCGGATTATGGAATCCTTATTGCTTATCAATGATCCCGTTTTGAACGGAACTGCTATCAGTATTGAATTGCCAAATGAAGGCTCAAAACTTGATTTTGAAAAAGAAATAAATGGGCTTTTAGGCCATCTAAAAGGACATTTGCACAATCACGATATTACAATTGAAGTAATTGTCAACGAAAGTTTCGAGAGCAAAAGAACCTTTAACGATCAGGACCGATACAATAGGTTGCACCAAATAAATCCAAACATTGAGTTGTTAAGAACTACTTTTGGATTGGATTTGAATGCATAA